Proteins encoded together in one Benincasa hispida cultivar B227 chromosome 1, ASM972705v1, whole genome shotgun sequence window:
- the LOC120091031 gene encoding uncharacterized protein LOC120091031 isoform X2, translating into MKNSFTFVISIIFLLFLTLQIQVHATPAGPLIKHLSSLVKWSRSSYKSSPGPPSDGNVLQFENGYLVETVVEGNEIGVLPHKIHVSKDGELFVVDSVNSNIVKITPPLSKYTRARLVAGSFQSHTGHIDGKPNDARFNHPRGVTMDDKGNVYVADILNLAIRKIGDAGVTTIAGGKSNVAGYRDGPGEDAKFSNDFDVMYIRSTCSLLVIDRGNAAIRQISLNQEDCEYQDSSISNSDILMIIGAVLAGYATYMLQQGFGTSSVSQTYSPLETEYREKPYKEESTSVMDSEKEEPGWPSFGRLIIDLSKLALEAVASIFLSFVPTRFRARNTQKGLTPLKDSLRMPEDEPERPTVQMQRTPIPLPETRQTHIVNASDTIPEVMKPSKLKSSSFKDPSLQSKHRSSKRQEHADLYGSGEIPPPYSRSKSQKERPRHRQREKSAEISYGAVGSEPKPVEMKPADYDHPKYEHYNIRNKYGPNGSFGF; encoded by the exons ATGAAGAACTCGTTTACATTTGTCATTTCCATAATATTTTTACTGTTTCTCACTCTTCAAATCCAAGTTCATGCTACTCCTGCAG GACCATTGATAAAACACTTGTCTTCTCTTGTAAAATGGAGCAGGTCTTCATATAAATCCTCCCCAGGCCCCCCATCAG ATGGGAATGTCCTTCAGTTTGAGAATGGGTACTTGGTTGAGACTGTAGTGGAGGGAAATGAAATTGGAGTTCTTCCACATAAGATCCATGTCTCAAAGGATGGCGAACTTTTCGTTGTTGATTCAGTTAATAGCAATATTGTGAAGATCACTCCCCCACTGTCCAAAT ATACTAGAGCAAGATTGGTTGCTGGGTCATTTCAAAGCCACACGGGACATATTGATGGAAAACCAAATGATGCTCGTTTTAATCATCCAAGAGGTGTAACCATGGATGACAAAGGAAACGTGTACGTTGCTGATATCTTGAATTTGGCCATCAGAAAGATTGGAGATGCTG GTGTGACAACCATTGCAGGGGGCAAGTCAAATGTTGCAGGCTACAGGGATGGACCAGGTGAAGATGCAAAATTCTCAAACGATTTTGATGTAATGTACATCCGTTCTACTTGTTCCTTGTTAGTTATTGACCGTGGAAATGCTGCAATTCGTCAAATATCTCTAAACCAGGAGGATTGTGAATATCAAGACAGTTCAATTTCCAACAGTG ACATTCTTATGATCATTGGTGCTGTTTTGGCGGGATATGCAACATATATGCTTCAGCAGGGCTTTGGAACCTCGAGTGTGTCTCAGACA TATTCTCCTTTAGAGACCGAGTATAGAGAAAAACCATACAAGGAAGAGTCAACCTCGGTTATGGACAGTGAGAAGGAGGAACCAGGATGGCCATCATTTGGACGCCTCATCATTGATCTTTCCAAACTGGCTCTTGAAGCTGTGGCTagcattttcctttcttttgttcCCACTCGTTTCAGAGCTCGAAACACCCAGAAAGGTCTGACTCCATTGAAAGATTCTCTCAGGATGCCTGAAGATGAACCGGAGCGACCAACGGTTCAAATGCAGAGAACTCCTATCCCTCTGCCTGAAACAAGACAAACTCATATTGTCAATGCAAGCGATACCATTCCTGAGGTGATGAAGCCTTCAAAGCTCAAATCAAGTAGTTTCAAAGATCCCTCACTGCAAAGCAAGCACCGATCCTCGAAACGTCAAGAGCATGCTGATTTGTACGGATCAGGTGAGATACCTCCACCTTACAGCAGGTCCAAAAGCCAAAAAGAAAGACCGCGACACCGCCAGCGCGAGAAAAGTGCAGAGATCAGTTACGGAGCTGTAGGATCTGAGCCAAAGCCAGTGGAGATGAAGCCAGCCGATTATGACCATCCAAAGTATGAACATTATAATATCAGGAATAAGTATGGACCAAATGGTTCCTTCGGATTCTAA
- the LOC120091031 gene encoding uncharacterized protein LOC120091031 isoform X1: MKNSFTFVISIIFLLFLTLQIQVHATPAGPLIKHLSSLVKWSRSSYKSSPGPPSGNGNVLQFENGYLVETVVEGNEIGVLPHKIHVSKDGELFVVDSVNSNIVKITPPLSKYTRARLVAGSFQSHTGHIDGKPNDARFNHPRGVTMDDKGNVYVADILNLAIRKIGDAGVTTIAGGKSNVAGYRDGPGEDAKFSNDFDVMYIRSTCSLLVIDRGNAAIRQISLNQEDCEYQDSSISNSDILMIIGAVLAGYATYMLQQGFGTSSVSQTYSPLETEYREKPYKEESTSVMDSEKEEPGWPSFGRLIIDLSKLALEAVASIFLSFVPTRFRARNTQKGLTPLKDSLRMPEDEPERPTVQMQRTPIPLPETRQTHIVNASDTIPEVMKPSKLKSSSFKDPSLQSKHRSSKRQEHADLYGSGEIPPPYSRSKSQKERPRHRQREKSAEISYGAVGSEPKPVEMKPADYDHPKYEHYNIRNKYGPNGSFGF; encoded by the exons ATGAAGAACTCGTTTACATTTGTCATTTCCATAATATTTTTACTGTTTCTCACTCTTCAAATCCAAGTTCATGCTACTCCTGCAG GACCATTGATAAAACACTTGTCTTCTCTTGTAAAATGGAGCAGGTCTTCATATAAATCCTCCCCAGGCCCCCCATCAGGTa ATGGGAATGTCCTTCAGTTTGAGAATGGGTACTTGGTTGAGACTGTAGTGGAGGGAAATGAAATTGGAGTTCTTCCACATAAGATCCATGTCTCAAAGGATGGCGAACTTTTCGTTGTTGATTCAGTTAATAGCAATATTGTGAAGATCACTCCCCCACTGTCCAAAT ATACTAGAGCAAGATTGGTTGCTGGGTCATTTCAAAGCCACACGGGACATATTGATGGAAAACCAAATGATGCTCGTTTTAATCATCCAAGAGGTGTAACCATGGATGACAAAGGAAACGTGTACGTTGCTGATATCTTGAATTTGGCCATCAGAAAGATTGGAGATGCTG GTGTGACAACCATTGCAGGGGGCAAGTCAAATGTTGCAGGCTACAGGGATGGACCAGGTGAAGATGCAAAATTCTCAAACGATTTTGATGTAATGTACATCCGTTCTACTTGTTCCTTGTTAGTTATTGACCGTGGAAATGCTGCAATTCGTCAAATATCTCTAAACCAGGAGGATTGTGAATATCAAGACAGTTCAATTTCCAACAGTG ACATTCTTATGATCATTGGTGCTGTTTTGGCGGGATATGCAACATATATGCTTCAGCAGGGCTTTGGAACCTCGAGTGTGTCTCAGACA TATTCTCCTTTAGAGACCGAGTATAGAGAAAAACCATACAAGGAAGAGTCAACCTCGGTTATGGACAGTGAGAAGGAGGAACCAGGATGGCCATCATTTGGACGCCTCATCATTGATCTTTCCAAACTGGCTCTTGAAGCTGTGGCTagcattttcctttcttttgttcCCACTCGTTTCAGAGCTCGAAACACCCAGAAAGGTCTGACTCCATTGAAAGATTCTCTCAGGATGCCTGAAGATGAACCGGAGCGACCAACGGTTCAAATGCAGAGAACTCCTATCCCTCTGCCTGAAACAAGACAAACTCATATTGTCAATGCAAGCGATACCATTCCTGAGGTGATGAAGCCTTCAAAGCTCAAATCAAGTAGTTTCAAAGATCCCTCACTGCAAAGCAAGCACCGATCCTCGAAACGTCAAGAGCATGCTGATTTGTACGGATCAGGTGAGATACCTCCACCTTACAGCAGGTCCAAAAGCCAAAAAGAAAGACCGCGACACCGCCAGCGCGAGAAAAGTGCAGAGATCAGTTACGGAGCTGTAGGATCTGAGCCAAAGCCAGTGGAGATGAAGCCAGCCGATTATGACCATCCAAAGTATGAACATTATAATATCAGGAATAAGTATGGACCAAATGGTTCCTTCGGATTCTAA